Part of the Stackebrandtia endophytica genome is shown below.
TCCAGGTGTCGCGGTGTCCTGCACCGGCGCGGCGGGACTGTTCGGCGGCTGCTTCAGCCGCGTCGGCGACGTCGTTGTATGCGTCGATCAACAGAGCGGTCAGCAGTTCGTCGCGGCTGCCGAAGTACCGGTAGATCGCCGAGGATGCCAGTCCCAGTTCACGCGCGATGGCGCGCAGTGACAACGAGGCGGCCCCCTCGGTGGCCAGTTGCCGGCGGGCCGCCTCGGTGATCTCGCGGGTGAGCTCAGCGCGGGCTCGTTCCCGGGCCGTCATCGAAGCAGTCATGCCGCCAGCCTAACCCATACGAGATCACCGGACCAAAACGAGAGCACTGCTCTTGTCATCCCCGCTCAAATATGAGAGCATCGCTAACAAGTCAGAGCAGTGCTCTCTAAAAAGAGCATCGATCTGACTTGAGAGCGTCGATCGGAATCGAGATCGCCGCTCAATTCCACAGACAATGAAGGTGAGACCCGTGACCCACCACGTCATACTCGGCAAAGGCCAGATCGGCTCCACCGTGGCCGAATCGTTGGCCCGACGCGGCGACACCGTGCGTGTCCTCAGCCGGTCAGGCGGCACCGATACCGACTCGATCACCCACCACAAGGTCGACGCCCGCGACCGCGACGCGCTACTGGCCGCCTGCCGTGGCGCCGACGTGATCTACAACTGCGCCAACCCCGGCGGATACCACCAGTGGGAAGCCGAATGGCCCCCGATGGCCGAAGCGCTCCTCGCCGCCGCCGAAGCCAACGACGCCGGACTGGTCATGACCGGCAATCTGTATGTCTACGCCGAGACCGACCGACACATGACCGAGCGGTCCGCACTGGCCGCGACCACACGCAAGGGGCGGCTGCGAGTGGAGATGTGGGAGGAGGCCGTCGCCCGGCACCGGGCGGGACGCCTTCGGGTGACCGAGGCCCGCGCATCCGACTTCTTCGGTCCCGGGACCACGCAGAACGCGATGCTGGGCGAACGTGTCATGCGTCCACTGCTGGCTGGCGGGAACGTTCAGCTCCTGGGAGACGTCGACGCACCCCACAGTTTCACCTACATTCCCGACGTCGCCAACGCCTTGATCCGACTGGCCGACGACGACCGGTCGTGGGGGCGCGCCTGGCACATTCCCACCGCGCCCGCAGTGTCGCAGCGGGACATGGTCGACGGGATCTGCGAGATCGCCGGCCGTTCCCCAGCGCGAATCACCCGCATGCCGTGGTGGTTGATCATCAACGTCGCCGGGCTCTTCCAGCCGCACCTGCGTGGCCTGGCCGAGACCCGGCATCAGTGGGACAGCCCCTACGTGATGGAGTCGACCGAGTTCACCGAGACCTTCGGCGATGTCCCCACACCCTTCGATGAAGCGTTGGGCGAGACCGTGGAGTGGTGGCGGCGACGGATCGCCGAGCAGCGATAACCGGGCCCCGGACACCACAAAGGCCGGAGGATGATCCTCCGGCCCATGGTGTTTGTGGAGCGATGCGACTCGCGCTCAATCGGTTCGACCGTGAGCTGATCGCAACGCCAACGCCGAAACGCTGCGCGCTACCGCGCCAACGGTTCAGCTTGCGAGCGCGCTACCGAATCGTCGGTTCAGCTTGCGAGCGCGCTACCGAATCGTCGGTTCAGCTTGCGAGCGCGCTGAACTTCTTCGCGATCGCGGACTTGCGGTTGGCAGCCTGGTTGCGGTGGACGACGCCCTTGCTGACGGCCTTGTCCAGCGCCCGGGTCGCGTGCCGCAGTTCGGTACCGGCGGCGGTGACGTCACCCGAGTCGGCCGCGGTGTGGAACTTGCGGATCGCCGTCTTCAGCGACGACTTCACGGCCTTGTTACGCATCCGGGCCTTCTCGTTCTGCCGGTTGCGCTTGATCTGGGACTTGATGTTCGCCACGCTGTAAGCCTCGGTCTTTCTGTACGTACCTTGAATGTGGGTATTTCAGCTCATGTGCACGCTGAATAACCACTCATAGCGCGCGATGAGCAAGCTTACCAGCCGCGCCGATGGCCCAGCCAATCGAGGGTTGCCAAACCGTTCCAGCGCCGATGGGCGCTGAGGTGCGGCGACACCCGATGGGGGATGGGTTTGTCAACGTTGCCCAGATAGTAGCCGCCGATGGCGGCGAGGATGACATCGAGCTGTTCGGAGGTGACATCGGCCGCCGTCGGGTGCTGCCAGAACAGCCGCTCGGCGTCGTGTCCGTCGCCGTGCGCCACGACCAACAGCGCGACCGTGTCGAACCACGGGCCCCCGACGCAGGAGAAGTTCCAGTCGCAGATCCACGCCTGATCCTCGCCCAGAATCATGTTGTCGGGACGCAGATCGCCGTGGGTGATCGCGTCGGCCGTCACGGCCGCCGGCAGCTGTGCCTCGAGTTCGGCCAACTCGTCGATGCGTCCCCGCGCCTCCTCCGGTAGGAACGGGACCGGTCGTTCCCCGGCGGCCATCTGCTGGAAGCACGTGAAGGCCACTCCGGCGTCGTCCATGAAGTCGTTGACGCCCAGCCGGACGATCGACTCCGGCGGTGGCGTCAACGCCTCGGCGGCTTGAGCCCACGCGGCCAGCATGAGGTCCAGTTCCGTCGGTGAGAACGGTAGGCGGGGCGCCTTCCCGATGACCGGTTCGATTCCCAGGACCACCCAGTCGCCGACCTGCGCGGAGTAGCGGAGCCTGGGCGCGGGGACCCCGTCGGGCAGTGCCGGATTCAGGTAGGCCTCACGGCTGTAGGCCGACACCACGTGGGGAGCGTCGGGACCTGCCGCCTTGACGAACAGTGACCGGCCCGAGGCGTCGGTCACCAGGCCGGCGAATCCACCGCTGAATCCGCCTCCGGCGATGCCGACGTGCACTGGTTCACCACCCAGGCGGGCGGCGATGTCGGCGCGTACTTCGGTTGGCAGGGTGTCGTATGACGGCCGCACCGCGGTCGCGTCGTAGGAAACCGGTTTGCCGAACTTGACGTTCATGAGTCACGATCGTGACTCATCGTGTCGCTGTCGGCAACCCGATATGGCCTGGTGGTGACCGATGGATTGAGTCGGAGGCGACCGGTTGCGCGGCTTCTCCTGATCGGTGCGCGACGGTGCATGGGATCATGGGGCGGACGACGAACCGAGCAACGATATGAACGGACGGCCAGTGAACCTCGCGCCAGGCGCCACCGATCCACAGCGGATCCGCAACTTCTGCATTATCGCGCACATCGACCATGGCAAATCCACGTTGGCCGACCGCATGTTGCAGTTGACCGGCGTGGTGGAACAGCGGCAGATGCGTGCCCAGTACCTGGACCGGATGGATATCGAGCGGGAGCGCGGTATCACCATCAAGAGCCAGGCGGTCCGGATGCCCTGGGAGGTCAGCGCGGGGGCGCAACAGGGCGAGGGGTTCGTCCTCAACATGATCGACACACCCGGGCACGTCGACTTCACCTATGAGGTGTCGCGATCGCTGGCCGCGTGTGAGGGCGCGGTGCTGCTGGTCGACGCCGCGCAGGGCATCGAGGCCCAGACGCTGGCGAACCTGTACCTGGCGTTGGACAACGACCTGACGGTCATTCCGGTGCTGAACAAGATCGACCTGCCCGCCGCGCAGCCGGAGCGGTACGCCGAGGAGTTGGCGCACCTGATCGGCTGCGAACCGGAGGACTGCTTCCGGGTGTCCGGCAAGACCGGTGAGGGCGTGGCGGAGCTGCTGGACTCGATCGTCGCGCAGTTCCCGCCGCCGGAGGGCAACGCCGACGCACCGGCCCGCGCCATGATCTTCGACTCGGTGTACGACACCTACCGGGGTGTGGTCACCTACGTGCGGGTTGTTGACGGTCAGTTGTCGCCGCGTGAGCGCATCAAGATGATGTCCACCGGTGCGGTGCACGAGTTGTTGGAGATCGGCGTCATCTCACCGGAACCGGTGAAGTCGCAGGGTCTGGGCGTGGGCGAGGTCGGTTACCTGATCACCGGCGTGAAGGACGTCCGGCAGTCGAAGGTCGGTGACACCGTCACCGGTTCGATCAAGGGCGCCGAGGAGGCGTTGCCGGGTTACGCCGAGGCCAAGCCGATGGTGTACTCCGGGCTCTACCCGATCGACGGTTCCGACTACCCGGATCTGCGGGAGGCGCTGGACAAACTCAAGCTCAACGACGCCTCGCTGGACTATGAACCGGAGACCTCGGCGGCACTGGGGTTCGGGTTCCGCTGTGGATTCCTCGGTCTGTTGCACCTGGAGATCATCCGGGAGCGTCTGGAGCGCGAGTTCGGGCTCGAACTGATCTCGACGGCCCCCAACGTGGTTTACGACGTCGTGCTCGACGACGGCACCGACACGGTCGTGACCAACCCCAGCGAGTTCCCCGACGGCAAGGTCGCGAAGGTGTCGGAGCCGATGGTGAAGGCGACGATCCTGACACCCAACGATTTCGTCGGCGCGGTGATGGAGTTGTGTCAGAGCCGCCGCGGTTCGATGCAGGGCATGGACTACCTGTCGCCGGAGCGGGTCGAGCTTCGGTACCACCTGCCCCTCGCCGAGATCATCTTCGACTTCTTC
Proteins encoded:
- a CDS encoding NAD-dependent epimerase/dehydratase family protein, which produces MTHHVILGKGQIGSTVAESLARRGDTVRVLSRSGGTDTDSITHHKVDARDRDALLAACRGADVIYNCANPGGYHQWEAEWPPMAEALLAAAEANDAGLVMTGNLYVYAETDRHMTERSALAATTRKGRLRVEMWEEAVARHRAGRLRVTEARASDFFGPGTTQNAMLGERVMRPLLAGGNVQLLGDVDAPHSFTYIPDVANALIRLADDDRSWGRAWHIPTAPAVSQRDMVDGICEIAGRSPARITRMPWWLIINVAGLFQPHLRGLAETRHQWDSPYVMESTEFTETFGDVPTPFDEALGETVEWWRRRIAEQR
- the rpsT gene encoding 30S ribosomal protein S20 translates to MANIKSQIKRNRQNEKARMRNKAVKSSLKTAIRKFHTAADSGDVTAAGTELRHATRALDKAVSKGVVHRNQAANRKSAIAKKFSALAS
- a CDS encoding phosphotransferase family protein, with translation MNVKFGKPVSYDATAVRPSYDTLPTEVRADIAARLGGEPVHVGIAGGGFSGGFAGLVTDASGRSLFVKAAGPDAPHVVSAYSREAYLNPALPDGVPAPRLRYSAQVGDWVVLGIEPVIGKAPRLPFSPTELDLMLAAWAQAAEALTPPPESIVRLGVNDFMDDAGVAFTCFQQMAAGERPVPFLPEEARGRIDELAELEAQLPAAVTADAITHGDLRPDNMILGEDQAWICDWNFSCVGGPWFDTVALLVVAHGDGHDAERLFWQHPTAADVTSEQLDVILAAIGGYYLGNVDKPIPHRVSPHLSAHRRWNGLATLDWLGHRRGW
- the lepA gene encoding translation elongation factor 4 — its product is MNLAPGATDPQRIRNFCIIAHIDHGKSTLADRMLQLTGVVEQRQMRAQYLDRMDIERERGITIKSQAVRMPWEVSAGAQQGEGFVLNMIDTPGHVDFTYEVSRSLAACEGAVLLVDAAQGIEAQTLANLYLALDNDLTVIPVLNKIDLPAAQPERYAEELAHLIGCEPEDCFRVSGKTGEGVAELLDSIVAQFPPPEGNADAPARAMIFDSVYDTYRGVVTYVRVVDGQLSPRERIKMMSTGAVHELLEIGVISPEPVKSQGLGVGEVGYLITGVKDVRQSKVGDTVTGSIKGAEEALPGYAEAKPMVYSGLYPIDGSDYPDLREALDKLKLNDASLDYEPETSAALGFGFRCGFLGLLHLEIIRERLEREFGLELISTAPNVVYDVVLDDGTDTVVTNPSEFPDGKVAKVSEPMVKATILTPNDFVGAVMELCQSRRGSMQGMDYLSPERVELRYHLPLAEIIFDFFDQLKSKTKGYASLDYETIGNQDADLVKVDILLQGEKVDAFSAIVHKEQAYAYGVRLTETLRKLIPRQQFEVPIQAAIGSRIIARENIRAIRKDVLAKCYGGDISRKRKLLEKQKEGKKRMKMVGRVEVPQEAFIAALTSDTSSVDNKKR